A single Streptomyces sp. Edi2 DNA region contains:
- the nuoK gene encoding NADH-quinone oxidoreductase subunit NuoK → MNPVYYLYLAALLFTIGAAGVLIRRNAIVVFMCIELMLNACNLAFVTFSRMHGNLDGQIIAFFTMVVAAAEVVVGLAIIVSIFRTRHTASVDDASLMKL, encoded by the coding sequence ATGAACCCGGTCTACTACCTCTATCTCGCCGCCCTGTTGTTCACCATCGGTGCGGCCGGGGTGCTGATCAGGCGGAACGCCATCGTGGTGTTCATGTGCATCGAGCTGATGCTCAACGCCTGCAATCTCGCCTTCGTCACCTTCTCGCGGATGCACGGGAATCTGGACGGCCAGATCATCGCCTTCTTCACGATGGTCGTCGCCGCGGCCGAGGTCGTGGTCGGCCTGGCGATCATCGTGTCGATCTTCCGCACCCGTCATACGGCCTCGGTCGACGACGCCAGCCTGATGAAGCTGTAA
- a CDS encoding NADH-quinone oxidoreductase subunit J, which yields MTSLAAAASMTSTGEAVQFWILGIVAVSGALCTILMKRAVHSALSLAGTMIVLAVFYLANGAYFLGVVQIVVYTGAIMMLFLFVVMLVGVTAADSLKETLKGQRWLAAGLGIGFGILLIAGIGNASLKEFDGLGEANAGGNVQGLAALIFTKYVFAFEITGALLITAAVGAMVLTHRERTERARTQREQSEARIREGKQVPPLPAPGVYARHNAVDIPGLLPDGTTSELSVSPTLRERGQMRDVSGESLAELKALEERSENWLGRGSEEPRPSSSGGVAPKEHKEGAKK from the coding sequence ATGACCTCTCTCGCCGCCGCGGCCTCCATGACCTCCACCGGAGAGGCCGTGCAGTTCTGGATCCTGGGCATCGTCGCCGTCAGCGGCGCGCTGTGCACGATCCTGATGAAGCGGGCCGTGCACAGCGCCCTCTCGCTCGCCGGGACCATGATCGTGCTGGCGGTCTTCTACCTCGCCAACGGTGCGTACTTCCTCGGCGTCGTCCAGATCGTCGTCTACACGGGCGCGATCATGATGCTGTTCCTCTTCGTCGTGATGCTGGTCGGTGTCACCGCCGCGGACTCCCTCAAGGAGACGCTGAAGGGCCAGCGCTGGCTCGCCGCCGGACTGGGCATCGGCTTCGGCATCCTCTTGATCGCCGGGATCGGCAACGCCTCGCTCAAGGAGTTCGACGGCCTGGGCGAGGCCAACGCCGGCGGCAATGTGCAGGGCCTGGCCGCGCTCATCTTCACCAAGTACGTCTTCGCCTTCGAAATCACCGGCGCGCTGCTGATCACGGCGGCCGTCGGCGCGATGGTGCTCACCCACCGGGAGCGTACGGAGCGCGCCAGGACGCAACGCGAGCAGTCCGAGGCGCGCATCCGCGAGGGCAAGCAGGTGCCGCCGCTGCCCGCCCCGGGCGTCTACGCCCGGCACAACGCCGTCGACATCCCGGGCCTGCTGCCCGACGGCACCACGTCCGAGCTGAGCGTCAGCCCGACGCTGCGGGAGCGCGGCCAGATGCGCGATGTCTCCGGTGAATCGCTCGCCGAGCTGAAGGCGCTGGAGGAGCGCTCCGAGAACTGGCTGGGCCGGGGTTCGGAGGAGCCCCGGCCCTCCTCGTCCGGTGGCGTGGCGCCGAAGGAGCACAAGGAGGGGGCCAAGAAATGA
- the nuoI gene encoding NADH-quinone oxidoreductase subunit NuoI → MPEFQNPVAGFGVTFKAMFKKRLTEQYPEEKKPTAPRFHGRHQLNRHPDGLEKCIGCELCAWACPADAIYVEGADNTAEERYSPGERYGRVYQINYLRCILCGLCVEACPTRALTMTNEYELADRSRESLIYTKEELLAGLSETMVDSPHAIYPGMTEKDYYQGLVAEAAPGTVRQVAASKGEKADGNAREKGAKA, encoded by the coding sequence GTGCCTGAGTTCCAGAACCCCGTGGCCGGCTTCGGCGTGACCTTCAAGGCCATGTTCAAGAAGCGGCTGACCGAGCAGTACCCGGAGGAGAAGAAGCCGACGGCGCCGCGTTTCCACGGCCGCCACCAGCTCAACCGCCATCCCGACGGGCTGGAGAAGTGCATCGGCTGCGAGCTGTGCGCCTGGGCCTGCCCGGCGGACGCGATCTACGTCGAGGGCGCGGACAACACCGCCGAGGAGCGCTACTCCCCGGGTGAGCGCTACGGCCGCGTCTACCAGATCAACTACCTGCGCTGCATCCTGTGCGGCCTGTGCGTGGAGGCCTGCCCGACCCGCGCACTGACCATGACCAACGAGTACGAACTCGCCGACCGGTCCCGCGAATCGCTCATCTACACCAAGGAGGAGCTGCTGGCGGGCCTGTCGGAGACGATGGTCGACTCCCCGCACGCGATCTACCCCGGCATGACGGAGAAGGACTACTACCAGGGCCTGGTGGCCGAGGCCGCTCCGGGGACCGTCCGTCAGGTCGCGGCCTCCAAGGGCGAGAAGGCCGACGGGAACGCCCGGGAGAAGGGGGCGAAAGCATGA